The nucleotide window TCGGCGCCGACCGGATCAGCGACGCCGCCCCGGTGAAGGCCCCGCGCAAGACCGCGGCCAGGAAGACGGTCGCGGCCAGGTCGACGGCGACGAAGGCGACGACGGCCCGGACGACCAAGGGTGCCGCCAACAACGCGGCGACCAAGCAGGCGGCCGCGGTCACGAAGAAGGCCACTCCCGCGAAGAAGACCACGCGGGCACGCAAGGCCTGAGACACACGGGCGACAGGTCCGAAGAAATCGGGAAAAGGTCGGTGCCCCGCGGGAACTCCCCGCGGGGCACCGACCGTTGCACAGTCAGCCGCCCCGCCCCTGCGTTTCGATGAACCGCATGTCCAACTGAACCTTGACAAGATCACCGAGAAGTCCGGTCCCGAAGTCCAGGCCGAAGTCGCCGCGCCGGATCTCACCCGTGGCCTCGAACCCGGCACGCCTTCCCTGTCGCCCGGGGGAGTCCACCGCACCGCCGAACTCGACGGCCAGCGTCACCGGACGCGTCACGTCCCCGATGGTCAGGTCGCCCGCCATCGACCAGTCCTCGCCCTTTCCGGACACCCGAGTCGAGCGGAACGTCATCGTCGGACGTTTCTCCACGTCGAGCAGTTCCGCCGAGCGGGTGTGCGCGTCACGGTCCGCGTTCCCGGTGTCGATGGACGCGAGCGCGATCTCGGCACTCACCCTCACGTCGTCGGCCGACCCACCGACATGCAGCTCGGCCTTCACCTCGCCGAAGCGGCCGCGCACTTTCGTGATCCCGAGGTGGCGGATGGTGAAGTTGACGGACGAGTGAAGGGGGTCGAGCTCCCAGTCGCCGGGCGCCAGTGGAAGCGTGGCGCGCGAGGTGGCGGAGGTGTCGGGAGAGTTGTCGTGAGTCATACCTCCAGCCTGCGCCGGCGGCGACGCGAGAGGGAGGCCGGGCGGCGTAGTGACATGGCCACCCTCCGTGAGCCTTAACAGTTCCTCCCCCGGGAGTGCCTCTCCCGCGAGTGCCCCCAGGCGGGACGTACTGCAACCAGGAGTGGCGTAAATGCTTGCGCAAGCGCCTACGCCGCCGGGCGCCCCTTCAGAACCTCGGCCCCGTCTGTCCGCCAGCCCCTCACTCCCAGTCCCATCCGATCCCCAGGAACCCCGTCCGCACGCGCGGTTCCACGAGGTGGACCGAGTGGTGGAGGGCGCTCAGCGGGAGGTCCTGGCGGGCGGTGCGCGGGGCGGCCGTGGAGTGCTGGGTGAAGCGGTGGCAGCGGAGTGGGAGCGCGCGTTCGTCGAACCGCACCTGAAGGGCGTACTGGCCGCCGGCGGAACGGAAGCCGCGGACGTACTCGGTGGAGGCGCCGGCGGTGCCGTCGTCGACCCCGTAGCGGAAGAGGAACGTATCGCCGGTGCGCAGCAGGGTGTCGAAGAGGAGTTCCGCGACGAGGACGCCGGAGTCGCCGTCCCAGCGCACGCGGCCCGCACGGCAGTTCTCCAGGGCGCGCACGGTCATCCGCTCGGGCGCACAGCCCGGGTCGCCGTGGTGGACGGCCACATAGCGGTCCACGCCGTCCTTGTGGGCGCGCACGATGTGCTGGGACTCGCGGCCGAGCAGTTCCCGGCCCGCGCCGACGTGTACCCGCTCGTGGTGGCCGATGGTGTGCACCCCGCCGTCGAGCGGTGTCTCCAACTCGCCCAGCAGACGTTCCAGCGCACCCGAGGCGGCCACCAGGGAGCGGTACGAGCGGCCCGTGGGGCCCTGCCGGGCGGAGTGCCCGTCGGCCTGGGCGAGCAGGCGGATCAGTGACTCGTCCGGGAGTTCGAGGATCTCCTCCAGGGCGCGGACGGCCCGCAGCGACTCGGGGCGCTGGGGGCGGCGGG belongs to Streptomyces graminofaciens and includes:
- a CDS encoding YceI family protein, whose translation is MTHDNSPDTSATSRATLPLAPGDWELDPLHSSVNFTIRHLGITKVRGRFGEVKAELHVGGSADDVRVSAEIALASIDTGNADRDAHTRSAELLDVEKRPTMTFRSTRVSGKGEDWSMAGDLTIGDVTRPVTLAVEFGGAVDSPGRQGRRAGFEATGEIRRGDFGLDFGTGLLGDLVKVQLDMRFIETQGRGG